One part of the Longimicrobium sp. genome encodes these proteins:
- a CDS encoding putative molybdenum carrier protein: MPLTLTLVSGGQTGVDRAALDVAMERGMAAGGWCPAGRWAEDGPIPADYPLRETPSTDPAQRTEWNVRDSHGTLLLVTDAASAGTELTREAAQRFGRPLLS, translated from the coding sequence GTGCCGCTAACGCTGACGCTGGTGTCCGGCGGACAGACGGGGGTGGACCGGGCCGCGCTGGACGTGGCGATGGAGCGGGGGATGGCGGCTGGGGGATGGTGCCCCGCCGGCCGCTGGGCAGAGGACGGACCGATCCCGGCGGACTATCCGCTCCGCGAAACGCCGTCCACCGATCCGGCGCAGCGCACGGAGTGGAACGTGCGCGACTCGCATGGCACCCTGCTGCTGGTGACGGATGCCGCCAGCGCGGGGACGGAGCTGACGCGAGAGGCCGCCCAAAGATTCGGGCGGCCTCTTCTTTC
- a CDS encoding GAF domain-containing protein translates to MERREAVAHFRDVLGREGVRPALRYLNSLGPHRFTAVFRFEGGTLRNLHLIDRDDPTVERCPDQPVLDSYCIYVRETARTFMTEDSANDERVAGHPKQPVVQSYCGVPLMEDDGTLFGTICHFDYQAVPFGEDEVYMLETVGPMLVKAVHRTEWRPTPVAA, encoded by the coding sequence TGACGTGCTGGGCCGCGAGGGCGTGCGGCCGGCACTGCGCTATCTGAACAGCCTGGGTCCGCACCGGTTCACCGCCGTCTTCCGCTTCGAGGGCGGCACGCTGCGCAACCTGCACCTGATCGACCGCGACGACCCCACCGTCGAACGCTGCCCCGACCAGCCGGTGCTGGACTCGTACTGCATCTACGTGCGCGAGACGGCCCGCACCTTCATGACCGAGGATTCCGCCAACGACGAGCGCGTGGCCGGCCATCCCAAGCAGCCGGTGGTGCAGTCGTACTGCGGCGTGCCGCTGATGGAGGATGATGGCACGCTCTTCGGCACGATCTGCCACTTCGACTATCAGGCCGTGCCCTTCGGCGAGGACGAGGTGTACATGCTGGAAACGGTGGGGCCGATGCTGGTGAAGGCGGTGCACCGGACGGAGTGGCGCCCCACACCCGTCGCGGCCTGA